The window ATGACGAGACACCTCCACTGTGCTCTGCGCCGTCTTGTCGTGACCGGGTACGGCGGGGCTCTCGTCCGGAATCGGCCCGCTGGGGGCGATTGAAACCAGTATAGGCGGCCTGTGTAAGCAGGAAAGGAGAGGGGTGTAAGGGCGGCGTGAGCCACGGCGGCAGACCTTGAAGCGGGCGGCGCGGCGATGTCAAAGGTGGTGCAGGGGGCAGTCTCTACCGCAACCAGCGGGGACACACGGGCTGTGTGCCCCCGCCGCTCACCGGATCGGGAGCGCGTTCGCCCGGCGCGTTCACGGCGCGGCGCTCTTTATTGCTCGCCGGGTCAGTGTGTCTGGGGCGTCCAGTCGGAATGCAGACTGGGCACGCAGGCAATGGGCATGGGCGCCCGGCCAGAGACGGGGCAGGCGCCCACTGCAGCGCCGTCGCCCAGGGCCGGCTGAGCCGGACGGGCGAACGCCGCCCCCACCACCACCGCCAGCAGACCTGCCGCCAGGGCCACACGCCGAGAAACACGAACCATGCCGCAGGATACGCGGCGCGGCCTGCGGGCGTTCCCCGGTGTGGGCGTTCCCGGACGGCCAAGGCGCCTTGAGCCGGGCCGGGCCGCGTTCAAATGGGCCTGTGCCAACCTGGAGAGAGGAGATCCCATGACTGACCTTCACAACGGCGCCCAAACCCCCGTCAGCGACCCCGAACGGCCCAGCCAGGATGCAGGCCAGCCACAGACGAACCACGAACAGCAGGACAAGGGCCCGCCAGCCCCCGCTGACCCGGGCACGCACGGCCGCCCCAGCGACGACAGCGACCCCGGCCACAGCTGAGCAGTGCAAAAGCCCCACCGACCTTCACTGCGCCGGTGGGGCTTTTGCACTGCTCTGGCTTTAAGGACGTTGCACCTCACGTTGCGACTTTTCAGGAAAGCACTGAAAAGTCTCCACTCCCGGTGCAACGTCCTTTTTTCGATACTCGCTCTGCGGCGCAGCTGTTCCAGCCCGCTCGGTTGATCTAAAGATCAACAGCGAGCGACTTAGCTGGGGCCCTTCGTGGCCGGGTCGAGACCGGGCCGTTCGCCCTCGGCGTCGCTTTTCACGCCCTGAGCGGCTTCGGCGTCATTCATCTGGGCGCCGGGTTCCTGGCGATCACCCCGGCCGGGCTTGGCGTTCAGGTCGGTGGCCTGCTGCTCGGTCAGGTCGGTGCCCATACTGGGGTCATTCGGGTTCTGGGTCATGCCCCAGCGTGCCGCGCCCGCATGGCGCGCCGGTGAGAGGGTGGTCAAGATGGGGGCAGCCCTTGCGCGGGGCAAGTGCGGCGGGACGCGGCGCTCGGCCCTGTTAGGGTAAGGAATGACTGCATCTCTGGAACGTTTGGCCGTGGCCACCGCGATGTACCTTGCCCGTCTGGAATACGGCCAGTTGCGCACGCAGGCCGCGCCGCTGGACCCCGAAAGCGCCTCGGCGCGGGCCATTGACGTGGCGGCGGCCTTTCTGGCCCAGGCGGGCTTGCCGGGCAGCTTCACCCTGAACGAGGAACAGGAGCTGTACGAACTGCTGCGCGGCACCGAGTAGACCCCAGGTGGGGAACCGCCGGGCGCCGCGCCTGTACACTCACCCCTGACCGCCTGCCGCGCCCGGCAGGCATAACAGGGAGAAACAAGATGGACGAGAATCCGAAAAAAGCGCCGCGCAGCCGCGCGCGCATGCTGGAACTGGTGTTTCCCAAAGACACGAACTACCACGGCACCGCCTTCGGGGGCTGGGTGCTGTCGCTGATGGACAAGGCGGCCAGCATTGCCGCCGTGCGCCACGCCGGGGGCAACGTGGTGACGGCCCGCATGGACGGCGTGGACTTTCACGTGCCCATCCGTGTGGCCGACGCCGTGGCCCTGGACGCCCAGGTGGTGCGCGTGGGCCGCACCTCCATGACCATCCGGGTGGACGTGTACCGCGAGCACATGGCCAGCGGTGATCAGGAACTGGCGACCACCGGCTTTTTCGTGTTCGTGGCGCTGGACGATCAGGGCAAACCCCGCCCGGTGCCCCCGCTGCCCGAGGGCCAGGACACCCGCAGCGCCCAGCCCGACCCGGACGCCCGCCCATGACCGACCCTTTCTCGCCCCTGCTGCACCTGACTCTGGTGCGCCACGCGCTGACCGACTGGAACGGCGCCGGGCGCTGGCAGGGCTGGACCGACACCCCGCTGGGCGAGGCAGGCGAGGCCCAGGCCCTGAAACTGCGCGCCCGGCTGGCGGGGCGCACCTACGACGAGGTGCACAGCAGCGACCTGAGCCGCGCGGCGCGCACCGCCGAACTGGCGCTGCCGGGCGCCCCCATGATCCTGGACGTGCGCCTGCGCGAACTGCTGTTTGGCGACTTCGAGGGCGTGACCACCGACGAGGTGCTGCACGACCCCCGCTACGCCGAGTGGCAGCGCGACCCCTGGCAATTGGCGGCCCCCGGCGGCGAGAGCCTGGACGAGGTGGCTGCCCGCATGTGCAACTGGGCCGAAGCCCTACCTGGCGGGCGCATCATCGCCTTTTCGCACGGCGCCGCCATCCGCGCGCTGCTGTGTGCCCTGTTCGGCTGGCCGGCCACCCCGCAGCCCGGGTACGTGCTGCCCTTTCCCTATCAGCTGTCCCACACGGGCCTGACCATCCTGACCCGCGTGGAGGGCCGCTGGACCCTGCTGACCTACAACGACCACGCGCATCTGGAGTGAAGGGAGGGCCATGAGCCATGAGCTGTGGGCCATGGGCATTCAGGCGCCTCCCTGTTCCCCCTGCCAGCGGCCAGCGCCGACTTGCCTCCAGCCTCTCCTCATGGCTCAGAGCCCATAGCCCATAGCCCCTACAAAAACCGCGCCGTCACCGACCGCTCACACCCCAGCAGCCCCTTCGGCGGCCCGCTGTACAGCACCTCGCCTCCCGCCCGGCCCCCCTCCGGCCCCAGGTCAATCAGCCAGTCGGCCTGCCGGATCACGTCCAGCTGGTGTTCAATCAAGATGACGGTGTTGCCGCCGTCCACCAGCCGGTCCACGATGTTCAGCAGCAGGCCAATGTCCGAGAGGTGCAGCCCCGTTGTGGGTTCGTCCATCACATACACGCTGCCCTTCTTGTGCAGTTCGGTGGCCAGTTTCAGGCGCTGGCCCTCGCCGCCCGACACGGTGCTCAGGGGCTGGCCCAGCGTCAGGTACCCCAGGCCCACGTCGTTCATGGCCTGCAGCACCGCGCGAATGGGCTTTTCAGTGAAAAAGGCCAGCGCGGCCTCGGCGGTCATGTTCAGCACGCCGCTGATGGTCTGCCCGCGCAGGGTATGCCGCAGCACCTCGGGGCGAAAGCGCTGGCCCTCGCAAACCTCGCACACAGCGCTCACGCCCTCCATGAACGCAAGGTCGGTGTACACCACGCCCAGGCCACTGCAGGTGGGGCAGCTGCCCTCGGAATTGAAGCTGAACAGGCTGGGGCTCTGGCCGCTGGCCCTGGCGAACGCCTTGCGGATGGGGTCCATGATGCCGGTGTAGGTGGCCGGCGCCGAGCGGCTGTTGGCGGTCACGCGCGACTGGTCAATCACCACGGCGTCCGGGTGAAGCGGCAAGAAGACCTCGTGAATCAGGGTGCTCTTGCCCGAACCGGCCACGCCTGTCACCACAGTCAGCACCCCGGTGGGCAGCTCCACCGAGACATTCTTGAGGTTATGCACGCGCGCGCCTTCCACCTTCAGCCAGCCGCGCGGTGAGCGCACCTCGGTTTTCAGAGGCAGTTGCTGGGCGAGGTGCCGCCCGGTCAGCGTGGGCGCCTGTTGCAGCGCCGCGTAGGTGCCCTCAAAAACCACCTGCCCCCCATGCACCCCGGCGCCGGGCCCCATGTCCACGATATGGTCGGCCACGCGAATCACGTCCGGGTCGTGTTCCACCACCAGCACGGTGTTGCCCTTGTCGCGCAGCTGCGCCAGCAGCCCCGTCAGGCGCGAGACGTCGCGCGGGTGCAGGCCCACGCTGGGCTCGTCCAGCACGTACAGCATGTCGGTCAGGCTGTTGCCCAGGTGGCGCACCAGTTTCAGGCGCTGGCTTTCACCGCCCGACAGGGTGGCGGTTTCGCGGCCCAGGCTCAGGTACCCCAGGCCAATGCCAATCAGGTGCGAGAGGCGTTCGCGCAGGTGCGACGCCACCCGGGCCGCCGCCGGATCACTCAGGTCCTGCAAGAAGGCCAGCAGCTCGGTGGCTTCCAGCGCCGACAGTTCGGCAATGTTGCGGCCCTGGATGCGGCAGGCCAGCGCCGCCGCGTTCAGCCGCGCCCCGCTGCACACCGGGCACACGGCCGAGGTGGTAAAGCGCTCCAGCACGGCCCGCCCCCGGTCCGACATGCTCGCCGCGTCCCGGCTGAGGTACATGCGCTGAAAGCGGGGAAGGAGCCCTTCATAGGTCATGTTGATCTCGCCCAGCGAGACTTTCAGGTCCTGGCCGCGCAGCAGATCGTGCCACTCGCGCTCGCTGTAGGCGTCCAGCGGCTTGTCATTGTCGAACAGGCCGCTCAGGGCGTAGGTTTTCCACAGCCACTTGCCGACCCCGTAATCGGGGTGCAGGATGGCGCCGCCGTTCAGGGACTTCGTGCGGTCCAGCAGCCGTTCCAGGTCCAGTTGCGTGGTGCGGCCAATGCCCTCGCACTCCGGGCACATGCCCTGCGGCGTGTTGAAGGAAAAGGCGAAGGCCGGCCCGGCAAAGGGTTGCCCTGCGCGCGAGAACAGCAGCCGCAGCGGCGCGGCGATGTCGGTGTAGGTGCCCACGGTGGAGCGTGAGCCGCCGCCCACCCGCTTCTGGTTGATGATCACGGGCGCGTTCAGGTACGTGACGCGGTCCACGTCCGGCTGGCCGTAGTGCGGCAGAAAACCCTGCACAAAGGCGGTAAACGTCTCGTTCAGCTGCCGCTGCGCCTCGGCGGCCACCGTGTC of the Deinococcus arcticus genome contains:
- a CDS encoding acyl-CoA thioesterase, translating into MDENPKKAPRSRARMLELVFPKDTNYHGTAFGGWVLSLMDKAASIAAVRHAGGNVVTARMDGVDFHVPIRVADAVALDAQVVRVGRTSMTIRVDVYREHMASGDQELATTGFFVFVALDDQGKPRPVPPLPEGQDTRSAQPDPDARP
- a CDS encoding histidine phosphatase family protein → MTDPFSPLLHLTLVRHALTDWNGAGRWQGWTDTPLGEAGEAQALKLRARLAGRTYDEVHSSDLSRAARTAELALPGAPMILDVRLRELLFGDFEGVTTDEVLHDPRYAEWQRDPWQLAAPGGESLDEVAARMCNWAEALPGGRIIAFSHGAAIRALLCALFGWPATPQPGYVLPFPYQLSHTGLTILTRVEGRWTLLTYNDHAHLE
- a CDS encoding ATP-binding cassette domain-containing protein, translated to MTERRFIEVRGAREHNLQNVSLDIPKGRVTVFTGVSGSGKSSLVFDTVAAEAQRQLNETFTAFVQGFLPHYGQPDVDRVTYLNAPVIINQKRVGGGSRSTVGTYTDIAAPLRLLFSRAGQPFAGPAFAFSFNTPQGMCPECEGIGRTTQLDLERLLDRTKSLNGGAILHPDYGVGKWLWKTYALSGLFDNDKPLDAYSEREWHDLLRGQDLKVSLGEINMTYEGLLPRFQRMYLSRDAASMSDRGRAVLERFTTSAVCPVCSGARLNAAALACRIQGRNIAELSALEATELLAFLQDLSDPAAARVASHLRERLSHLIGIGLGYLSLGRETATLSGGESQRLKLVRHLGNSLTDMLYVLDEPSVGLHPRDVSRLTGLLAQLRDKGNTVLVVEHDPDVIRVADHIVDMGPGAGVHGGQVVFEGTYAALQQAPTLTGRHLAQQLPLKTEVRSPRGWLKVEGARVHNLKNVSVELPTGVLTVVTGVAGSGKSTLIHEVFLPLHPDAVVIDQSRVTANSRSAPATYTGIMDPIRKAFARASGQSPSLFSFNSEGSCPTCSGLGVVYTDLAFMEGVSAVCEVCEGQRFRPEVLRHTLRGQTISGVLNMTAEAALAFFTEKPIRAVLQAMNDVGLGYLTLGQPLSTVSGGEGQRLKLATELHKKGSVYVMDEPTTGLHLSDIGLLLNIVDRLVDGGNTVILIEHQLDVIRQADWLIDLGPEGGRAGGEVLYSGPPKGLLGCERSVTARFL